One window of the Shimwellia blattae DSM 4481 = NBRC 105725 genome contains the following:
- the gstA gene encoding glutathione transferase GstA, translating to MKLYYKSGACSLSPHIVLREAGLDFTLERVDLASKKTEAGEDYLHINPKGQVPALLLDSGDMLTEGVAIVQYLADQVPDRNLIAPAGTLARYHAIESLNFIATELHKGFTPLFTPGVPDEYKKIATERLLRHFAALDVLLGEQDYLQGARFSVADAYLFTVLGWAFMLKFDLSHLPALQRYYQRIAARPAVRAALEAEGLK from the coding sequence ATGAAACTGTATTACAAATCGGGGGCCTGCTCACTTTCACCCCATATTGTTCTGCGCGAAGCGGGGCTGGACTTTACGCTGGAGCGCGTAGACCTGGCGAGCAAAAAAACCGAAGCGGGTGAAGATTACCTGCACATTAACCCCAAAGGCCAGGTGCCTGCCCTGCTGCTGGACAGTGGCGACATGCTCACTGAAGGGGTGGCCATTGTTCAGTACCTGGCCGACCAGGTGCCGGATCGCAACCTGATCGCCCCGGCGGGAACCCTGGCCCGTTACCACGCTATCGAATCCCTTAATTTCATCGCTACCGAGCTCCACAAAGGGTTTACTCCGCTCTTTACGCCCGGTGTGCCGGATGAGTATAAAAAAATCGCCACAGAACGTCTGCTGCGCCATTTCGCCGCACTGGATGTGCTACTCGGCGAGCAGGACTACCTGCAGGGTGCCCGTTTTAGCGTGGCGGATGCCTATCTGTTCACGGTACTGGGCTGGGCATTTATGCTGAAGTTCGATCTCAGCCATCTGCCGGCGCTGCAGCGCTACTACCAGCGGATTGCCGCCCGCCCGGCAGTCAGGGCAGCCCTGGAAGCCGAAGGGTTAAAATAA
- the pdxY gene encoding pyridoxal kinase PdxY, with translation MKNILAIQSHVVYGHAGNSAAEFPMRRLGVNVWPLNTVQFSNHTQYGKWTGTVMPPSHLTDIVQGIADIDQLKRCDAVLSGYLGSAEQGEHILGIVRKVKEANPQALYFCDPVMGHPEKGCIVAPGVAEFHARYGLPASDIIAPNLLELEMLSGHEVHSVDEAVAAARELIARGPQIVLIKHLARAGYQHDRFEMVLVTAQEAWHISRPLVDFGDRQPVGVGDVTSGLLLVKLLQGAGLQEALEHVTAAVYEIIIATHQMGEYELQVVAAQDRIAKPEHYFQAIAL, from the coding sequence ATGAAAAACATCCTCGCCATTCAGTCACATGTTGTTTACGGTCATGCCGGTAATAGTGCGGCTGAATTTCCAATGCGCCGTCTGGGCGTTAATGTCTGGCCGCTGAATACGGTTCAGTTTTCCAACCATACCCAGTACGGGAAATGGACCGGGACGGTGATGCCGCCTTCGCACCTGACGGATATCGTTCAGGGGATCGCGGATATCGATCAGCTGAAACGCTGCGACGCGGTACTGAGCGGCTACCTGGGATCGGCGGAGCAGGGCGAGCATATCCTCGGGATTGTGCGCAAAGTGAAGGAAGCCAACCCGCAGGCGCTGTATTTCTGCGATCCGGTAATGGGTCACCCGGAAAAAGGCTGCATTGTGGCCCCCGGTGTGGCGGAGTTTCATGCCCGCTACGGCCTGCCGGCCAGTGATATTATCGCCCCGAATTTACTGGAGCTGGAGATGCTCAGCGGCCATGAGGTGCACTCGGTTGATGAGGCCGTCGCCGCCGCCCGTGAACTGATTGCCAGAGGGCCGCAGATTGTGCTCATCAAGCACCTGGCCCGGGCCGGTTACCAGCATGACCGCTTCGAAATGGTGCTGGTTACCGCCCAGGAAGCCTGGCATATCAGCCGCCCGCTGGTGGACTTTGGCGATCGCCAGCCCGTCGGGGTCGGGGATGTCACCAGCGGCCTGCTGCTGGTCAAACTGCTGCAGGGGGCCGGGCTGCAGGAGGCGCTGGAGCATGTTACCGCCGCCGTATACGAGATAATCATTGCCACCCATCAGATGGGCGAATATGAGCTGCAGGTTGTCGCCGCACAGGACAGGATAGCGAAGCCAGAACACTATTTTCAGGCCATTGCGCTCTGA
- the tyrS gene encoding tyrosine--tRNA ligase, whose product MMASNLIQQLQERGLIAQVTDEEALAERLAQGPIALYCGFDPTADSLHLGHLVPLLCLKRFQLAGHKPVALVGGATGMIGDPSFKAVERKLNTEDTVKEWVEKIRRQVAPFLDFDCGDNSAIAANNYDWFGNMNVLTFLRDIGKHFSVNQMINKEAVKQRLNRDDVGISFTEFSYNLLQGYDFACLNERHNVALQIGGSDQWGNITSGIDLTRRLHQNQVFGLTVPLITKSDGTKFGKTEGGAVWLDPQKTSPYKFYQFWINTADADVYRFLKFFTFMSIDDINALEEEDKNSGTAPRAQYVLAEEVTRLVHGEEGLNAAKRITASLFSGHVSDMTQADLAQLAQDGMPMVELERDADLIQALVDSELQPSRGQARKTIASNAITVNGEKQSDAEYVFTDNDRLFGRYTLLRRGKKNYCLICWK is encoded by the coding sequence TTGATGGCAAGTAATCTGATCCAACAATTGCAAGAGCGGGGCCTGATAGCCCAGGTAACGGATGAGGAAGCATTAGCAGAGCGTCTGGCTCAGGGGCCTATCGCCCTCTATTGCGGCTTCGATCCGACTGCCGACAGCTTGCATTTGGGCCATCTGGTTCCGTTACTTTGTCTGAAGCGCTTTCAGCTGGCGGGCCACAAGCCCGTTGCCCTGGTGGGCGGCGCCACCGGTATGATCGGTGATCCGAGCTTTAAAGCGGTTGAACGCAAACTGAACACTGAAGATACCGTAAAAGAGTGGGTGGAGAAGATCCGCCGCCAGGTCGCGCCATTCCTGGACTTTGATTGCGGTGACAATTCTGCCATTGCCGCCAACAACTATGACTGGTTCGGCAACATGAACGTGCTGACCTTCCTGCGTGATATTGGTAAACACTTCTCTGTGAACCAGATGATCAACAAGGAAGCGGTAAAACAGCGCCTGAACCGTGATGATGTAGGCATCTCGTTTACCGAATTCTCCTACAACCTGCTGCAGGGGTATGATTTTGCCTGCCTGAATGAGCGCCACAATGTTGCGCTGCAAATCGGTGGCTCTGATCAGTGGGGGAATATCACCTCCGGTATCGATTTAACCCGTCGTCTGCATCAGAACCAGGTCTTCGGCCTGACGGTTCCGCTGATCACCAAATCCGACGGCACGAAATTCGGTAAAACAGAAGGCGGCGCGGTGTGGCTTGATCCGCAGAAAACCAGCCCTTACAAGTTCTACCAGTTCTGGATCAACACCGCCGATGCGGATGTCTACCGCTTCCTGAAGTTCTTCACCTTTATGAGTATTGACGATATCAATGCCCTGGAAGAAGAAGACAAAAACAGCGGTACAGCGCCGCGCGCCCAGTATGTCCTGGCGGAAGAAGTCACCCGCCTGGTTCACGGGGAAGAGGGGCTGAATGCGGCAAAACGCATTACCGCCAGCCTGTTCAGCGGGCACGTAAGCGATATGACGCAGGCGGATCTGGCCCAGCTGGCCCAGGACGGTATGCCGATGGTGGAGCTGGAGCGTGATGCTGACCTTATCCAGGCGCTGGTTGATTCTGAGCTTCAGCCTTCCCGTGGGCAGGCGCGTAAAACTATCGCCTCTAACGCGATCACGGTAAACGGTGAAAAACAGAGCGATGCGGAATATGTATTTACCGATAACGATCGTCTGTTTGGCCGCTATACGCTGCTGCGTCGCGGCAAGAAAAACTATTGCCTGATATGCTGGAAGTAA
- the pdxH gene encoding pyridoxamine 5'-phosphate oxidase, with protein MSDTDENLQHIAHLRREYTQGGLRREHLTDNPLDLFERWLGQACDARLVDPTAMVVATVDEHGQPYQRIVLLKHYDDKGLVFYTNLGSRKAHHIEGNNRVSLLFPWHTLDRQVMVQGKAERLSTLEVMKYFSSRPRDSQIGAWVSKQSSRISARGILESKFLELKQKFQQGEVPLPSFWGGFRVTIDQMEFWQGGEHRLHDRFLYQRDGAAWKIDRLAP; from the coding sequence ATGTCCGACACTGATGAAAATTTGCAGCATATTGCCCATTTGCGCCGGGAATATACCCAGGGCGGCCTGCGCCGCGAGCATCTGACCGACAACCCGCTGGATCTGTTTGAACGCTGGCTCGGCCAGGCCTGCGATGCCCGGCTGGTGGATCCCACCGCCATGGTGGTCGCCACCGTGGACGAGCACGGCCAGCCCTACCAGCGGATCGTCTTATTAAAACACTACGACGACAAAGGCCTGGTTTTTTACACCAACCTCGGTAGCCGCAAAGCGCACCATATTGAGGGGAATAACCGGGTAAGCCTGCTGTTCCCGTGGCATACGCTGGATCGTCAGGTGATGGTTCAGGGCAAAGCGGAGCGCTTGTCCACCCTTGAGGTGATGAAATACTTCAGCAGCCGCCCGCGGGATAGCCAGATTGGCGCCTGGGTATCAAAACAGTCCAGCCGGATTTCGGCCCGTGGCATTCTGGAAAGCAAATTCCTCGAACTTAAACAGAAATTCCAGCAAGGCGAAGTTCCGCTGCCTTCATTCTGGGGCGGGTTTCGCGTCACTATTGATCAGATGGAGTTCTGGCAGGGCGGGGAACACCGTCTGCATGATCGTTTTTTATACCAGCGCGATGGCGCTGCGTGGAAAATCGATCGCCTGGCCCCCTGA
- the mliC gene encoding C-type lysozyme inhibitor, which translates to MSRKLLLALPLLLTGCSYYNSLYSHFMDNIHTDTLQYQCDEKPLTVRQNNDRQEVNFIYDNKNLTLKQGISASGTRYSDGIYVFWSKGNEATVYYQDRVILNNCQLQTARR; encoded by the coding sequence ATGAGCAGAAAACTATTACTCGCCTTACCCCTTTTGCTGACCGGCTGTAGCTACTACAACAGCCTGTACAGCCATTTTATGGACAACATACATACAGATACGCTGCAGTATCAGTGTGATGAAAAACCCCTGACGGTACGCCAGAATAACGACCGGCAGGAAGTGAACTTCATCTACGACAATAAAAACCTCACCCTGAAACAGGGCATTTCCGCATCCGGCACCCGCTATTCCGACGGTATTTACGTGTTCTGGTCGAAAGGAAATGAGGCCACGGTCTATTACCAGGATCGGGTGATCCTCAACAACTGTCAGCTTCAGACGGCCCGGCGTTGA
- the anmK gene encoding anhydro-N-acetylmuramic acid kinase, producing the protein MKSGRYIGVMSGTSLDGVDVVLAAIDASLVVQQASYTHPIPLALKQDILAICQGQSLTLSQLGQLDTRLGRLFAEAVMALMRREQLTRDDIIAIGCHGQTVWHEPTGSAPNTQQIGDNNQIAALTGVTVVGDFRRRDMALGGQGAPLVPAFHQALLAHPDERRMVLNIGGIANLSLLIPQSPVRGFDTGPGNMLMDAWIWRQQGKAYDRDAQWACSGQVIIPLLQQMLSDPYFAAPAPKSTGREYFNYSWIERQLQAFPGLAPQDVQATLAELTAATIAEQVMLSGGCERLLVCGGGSRNPLIMARLSGLLPGTEVAPTDAFGISGDDMEALAFAWLASRTLSGLPGNLPSVTGATQPSVLGAIYPANPH; encoded by the coding sequence ATGAAATCAGGTCGCTATATTGGCGTGATGTCGGGAACCAGCCTTGATGGCGTTGATGTGGTGCTGGCCGCCATTGACGCTTCGCTGGTGGTACAGCAGGCCAGCTATACTCACCCCATTCCTCTGGCGTTAAAACAGGATATTCTGGCTATCTGCCAGGGGCAGTCACTCACGCTCTCCCAACTGGGGCAGCTGGATACCCGGCTCGGGCGGCTATTTGCCGAGGCAGTGATGGCGCTGATGCGCCGGGAACAACTGACCCGCGACGATATCATCGCCATTGGCTGCCACGGGCAGACGGTCTGGCATGAGCCCACCGGCAGCGCCCCCAATACCCAGCAAATCGGTGATAACAACCAGATAGCCGCCCTGACCGGGGTGACGGTGGTGGGGGATTTCCGCCGCCGGGATATGGCGCTGGGCGGGCAGGGAGCACCACTGGTTCCCGCCTTTCACCAGGCGCTGCTGGCCCACCCGGACGAGCGGCGCATGGTGCTCAATATCGGCGGTATCGCTAATTTGTCGCTTTTGATCCCGCAAAGCCCGGTCCGGGGGTTTGATACCGGCCCCGGCAATATGCTGATGGACGCCTGGATCTGGCGCCAGCAGGGGAAAGCCTACGATCGCGACGCCCAGTGGGCCTGTAGCGGGCAGGTGATTATTCCGCTGCTCCAGCAGATGCTGAGCGACCCCTATTTTGCCGCCCCGGCCCCGAAAAGTACCGGGCGCGAGTATTTCAACTACAGCTGGATAGAGCGCCAGCTTCAGGCCTTCCCGGGGCTGGCCCCCCAGGATGTACAGGCCACACTGGCAGAGCTGACCGCCGCCACCATTGCGGAGCAAGTGATGCTAAGCGGTGGCTGTGAGCGCCTGTTAGTATGCGGCGGTGGCAGTCGTAACCCGCTTATCATGGCCCGGCTTTCCGGCCTGCTGCCCGGCACCGAAGTGGCGCCAACAGATGCCTTCGGGATCAGCGGTGATGATATGGAAGCCCTGGCTTTTGCCTGGCTTGCCAGCCGGACACTCTCTGGCCTGCCCGGCAATTTACCCTCCGTCACCGGTGCCACACAGCCCAGCGTGCTGGGGGCGATTTACCCCGCTAACCCGCATTAA
- the slyB gene encoding outer membrane lipoprotein SlyB, whose translation MMSRALVISLVGLSLVGCANTSTLSGDVYSASEAKQVQNVTYGTIVHVRPVQIQAGDDSNVIGALGGAVLGGFLGNTVGGGTGRSLATAAGAVAGGVAGQSVQGAINKTQGVELEIRKDDGNTIMVVQKQGDTRFSAGQRVVMASNGRQITVSPR comes from the coding sequence ATGATGTCGCGCGCACTGGTAATTTCTTTAGTTGGTTTATCGCTGGTTGGCTGTGCCAATACCAGCACATTGTCAGGAGATGTCTATTCGGCCTCTGAGGCAAAACAGGTCCAGAATGTCACTTACGGGACTATCGTTCATGTACGTCCGGTACAGATTCAGGCAGGCGATGACAGCAACGTTATCGGTGCTCTGGGTGGTGCGGTTCTGGGCGGGTTCCTGGGTAACACTGTTGGCGGCGGTACAGGCCGTTCACTGGCAACCGCCGCAGGCGCCGTTGCCGGGGGCGTAGCGGGCCAGAGTGTCCAGGGCGCCATTAACAAAACTCAGGGTGTCGAGCTGGAAATTCGTAAAGATGACGGAAACACCATTATGGTGGTCCAGAAACAAGGGGATACCCGCTTCTCAGCAGGCCAGCGTGTTGTCATGGCGAGCAACGGCCGCCAGATAACCGTGTCTCCGCGCTAA
- the slyA gene encoding transcriptional regulator SlyA — MKLESPLGSDLSRLVRIWRALIDHRLKPLELTQTHWVTLHNIHQLPPDQSQIQLAKAIGIEQPSLVRTLDQLEEKGLISRHTCANDRRAKRIKLTEKAAPIIVEMESVIDKTRGEILDGFSEQEQSLLIEMIARLERNIIQLQEKN, encoded by the coding sequence ATGAAATTGGAATCGCCACTGGGATCAGATTTATCGCGCCTTGTTCGTATCTGGCGCGCACTTATTGACCACCGTTTAAAACCGCTGGAGCTGACGCAAACCCACTGGGTGACACTGCACAATATCCACCAGTTGCCGCCGGACCAGTCGCAAATTCAGCTGGCGAAGGCGATTGGTATCGAGCAGCCGTCTCTGGTGCGCACACTCGATCAGCTGGAAGAGAAGGGATTAATTTCACGCCATACCTGCGCCAACGACAGACGGGCGAAGCGCATAAAACTGACGGAAAAAGCGGCGCCTATTATCGTGGAAATGGAATCGGTGATTGATAAAACCCGCGGCGAGATCCTGGACGGATTCAGTGAGCAGGAGCAGTCTTTGCTTATTGAGATGATTGCGCGCCTTGAGCGCAACATTATTCAGCTACAGGAAAAAAACTAA
- a CDS encoding DUF1656 domain-containing protein — protein MIPLTFHTGSPLQDLLFGASVYFPPVFKAVGAGFFIWLILHRLFREWIYSGEIWHPRLLDLSLFVICVSTALALLVVL, from the coding sequence TTGATTCCCTTAACGTTTCACACCGGATCTCCTCTGCAGGACCTGCTGTTTGGTGCCTCGGTCTACTTTCCTCCCGTGTTTAAAGCGGTCGGTGCTGGTTTTTTTATCTGGCTGATATTACACAGATTATTCCGGGAATGGATTTACTCTGGCGAGATCTGGCACCCCAGATTGCTGGATTTGTCCCTGTTTGTGATCTGTGTCAGCACTGCGCTGGCGTTACTGGTGGTGTTATAG
- a CDS encoding HlyD family secretion protein, whose amino-acid sequence MNLKTIKYFSTLLVSGIAILAGWVAWNAYMQSPWTRDGKVRAEQVSIAPQVSGTITSLRVHDNQFVRAGSVLFTLDQAPLRIAVLNAEAMLAKARSDTAKASHEARRRQNLPQNYISAEDLDAANLNLKAAAASEAAAQASLSRARWELEQSVVHAPVDGWVTNLTARVGNFASAGKPVFALTDSHSFYVLGYFEETKLHNIRPGDRARITLYNGSSELTGTVDSIGRAIFDQSTTSSSDLIPDVKPNIPWVRLAQRVPVRIRLDPVPDGITLVSGTTCTISVSHP is encoded by the coding sequence ATGAATCTGAAAACAATAAAGTATTTTTCTACGCTGCTGGTATCCGGCATTGCGATTCTGGCCGGGTGGGTAGCCTGGAACGCCTATATGCAGTCCCCCTGGACCCGGGACGGCAAAGTACGTGCCGAGCAGGTCAGCATTGCACCACAGGTGTCCGGCACCATCACCAGCCTGCGGGTTCACGATAATCAGTTTGTCCGGGCCGGTAGCGTGCTCTTCACCCTTGATCAGGCGCCGCTGCGCATTGCGGTACTGAATGCCGAAGCCATGCTGGCGAAAGCCCGCTCCGATACGGCGAAGGCCAGCCACGAGGCGCGCCGCCGCCAGAACCTGCCCCAGAATTATATCTCCGCTGAAGATCTCGATGCGGCGAATCTGAATCTGAAAGCCGCCGCCGCCAGTGAGGCCGCCGCCCAGGCAAGCCTGAGCCGGGCCCGCTGGGAGCTGGAGCAAAGCGTGGTCCACGCCCCGGTAGATGGCTGGGTCACCAACCTCACCGCCCGGGTCGGCAATTTTGCCAGCGCCGGTAAACCGGTATTCGCCCTGACAGACAGCCACTCGTTCTATGTGCTGGGCTATTTTGAAGAGACCAAACTGCACAACATCCGCCCCGGGGATCGCGCGCGGATTACTCTGTACAACGGCAGCAGCGAGCTGACAGGCACCGTGGACAGTATCGGGCGGGCGATTTTCGATCAGAGCACCACCAGCAGCAGTGATCTGATCCCCGATGTCAAACCCAACATTCCCTGGGTGCGCCTTGCCCAGCGTGTGCCGGTGCGTATCCGGCTTGATCCGGTTCCGGACGGTATCACCCTGGTATCGGGGACCACCTGCACTATCTCAGTCAGCCATCCCTGA
- a CDS encoding FUSC family protein, protein MAIPTLNWARTPWGKATWPQWRYALRNTLAMCMALAIAYGLDLDDPYWAMTSAAVVSFPTVGGVISKSFGRIAGSFLGATAALIIAGHTLNDPWVFLLAMAAWLAVCTWVSSQYQNNVSYAFALAGITASIIAFPGVNLDDISQIWVLAQARVCEVIVGILCSGFMMMVLPSASDGNALISSLNTLHARLLEHATLLWRQETTESIRAAHEAVISQILTMNLLRIQAFWSHYRFRQHNALLNYLLHQQLRLTSVTSGLRRMLLNWPDPPARLWPLLDQLLAELGRPDTSKYQLARLLAEHLPAAQDDYRCRAFRERLRYFCWAYLDSSRWLRHLEAAPLHDDLRAPRARSLSRHTDNVEATWGALRTFVVITLTGAWCIGTQWSSAPAALTLAAICCVLYSTSSTPLNSVTLLLRTLLLLSLFAFGVKFGLMVQITELWQFLLFLFVVVVTMQLLRQQMPRYTSLWAQLIVFMGSFISVSNPPVYDYGTFLNDILAKILGVGMTWIAYSVLAPGSDRRRGERHIRALRAGFVDQLSRLPRNSEQQFESLVYHHVSQLSSSKDDETRRWVLRWGAVLLNCSHVVWQLRHQPVKNDPLGIVQENCITLLRDVMSQQGVRQRPLTSALDELQRISASLARHHSPAARDLAGVIWRLYCALQQLTLALPEPRTAENRPPQ, encoded by the coding sequence ATGGCTATCCCGACACTGAACTGGGCCCGCACGCCCTGGGGGAAAGCCACCTGGCCCCAGTGGCGTTACGCGCTGCGCAATACGCTCGCCATGTGTATGGCGCTGGCTATCGCCTATGGCCTGGATCTGGATGACCCTTACTGGGCCATGACCTCCGCCGCGGTGGTCAGCTTCCCGACGGTAGGCGGCGTTATCAGTAAAAGTTTTGGCCGGATCGCCGGCAGCTTTCTTGGCGCCACAGCGGCGCTGATTATCGCCGGGCACACGCTCAATGACCCCTGGGTATTTTTACTCGCCATGGCGGCCTGGCTGGCAGTCTGCACCTGGGTTTCCAGCCAGTATCAGAATAATGTCTCCTACGCTTTTGCCCTCGCCGGTATTACCGCCTCGATTATTGCCTTTCCGGGGGTGAATCTTGATGACATCAGCCAGATCTGGGTTCTTGCCCAGGCCCGGGTCTGTGAAGTGATCGTGGGGATTTTATGCAGCGGATTTATGATGATGGTGTTGCCTTCCGCCTCAGACGGCAATGCGCTGATAAGCTCGCTCAACACCCTGCACGCCCGCCTGCTGGAGCACGCGACACTGCTCTGGCGCCAGGAGACCACCGAGAGCATCCGCGCAGCCCACGAGGCGGTTATCAGCCAGATCCTCACCATGAACCTGCTGCGCATTCAGGCGTTCTGGAGCCATTACCGCTTCCGCCAGCACAACGCGCTACTCAACTATCTGCTGCACCAGCAGTTGCGCCTGACCAGCGTCACCTCCGGCCTGCGGCGCATGCTGCTCAACTGGCCAGATCCCCCCGCCCGTTTATGGCCGCTGCTCGATCAGCTACTGGCGGAGCTTGGCCGCCCCGACACCAGTAAATACCAACTGGCGCGCCTGCTGGCAGAGCACCTCCCCGCCGCGCAAGATGACTACCGCTGCCGGGCGTTTCGCGAGCGGCTGCGCTACTTTTGCTGGGCCTATCTCGACAGTAGCCGCTGGTTACGCCACCTGGAGGCCGCACCGCTGCACGACGATCTGCGCGCCCCCCGGGCCCGCTCCCTGAGCCGCCACACCGATAATGTCGAGGCCACCTGGGGGGCGCTCAGAACATTTGTGGTGATCACCCTCACCGGGGCCTGGTGCATTGGCACCCAGTGGTCTTCGGCCCCGGCGGCCCTGACGCTGGCGGCCATCTGTTGCGTGCTCTACTCCACCTCTTCCACACCGCTGAACTCGGTAACCCTGCTGTTACGGACCTTACTGTTACTGTCGCTGTTTGCCTTCGGCGTGAAATTCGGCCTGATGGTGCAAATCACCGAGCTGTGGCAGTTTTTACTGTTTTTGTTTGTGGTGGTGGTGACCATGCAGTTGCTCCGCCAACAAATGCCCCGCTACACCAGCCTCTGGGCGCAGCTGATTGTCTTTATGGGCTCGTTTATTTCGGTCTCTAACCCGCCGGTATATGACTACGGCACGTTTCTGAACGATATTCTGGCGAAAATTCTCGGGGTCGGTATGACGTGGATAGCCTACTCTGTGCTGGCTCCGGGCTCAGACCGGCGCCGGGGGGAGCGGCACATCCGGGCGCTGCGCGCCGGTTTTGTCGATCAGCTCAGCCGCCTGCCCCGCAACTCCGAACAGCAGTTTGAATCGCTGGTGTATCACCATGTCAGCCAGCTGAGCAGCAGCAAAGATGACGAAACCCGGCGCTGGGTCCTGCGCTGGGGGGCGGTATTGCTTAACTGCTCCCATGTGGTCTGGCAGCTGCGCCACCAGCCGGTCAAAAACGATCCGCTGGGGATAGTCCAGGAGAACTGCATCACCCTGTTACGCGATGTCATGAGCCAGCAGGGGGTGCGCCAGCGGCCGCTCACCAGCGCGCTTGATGAATTACAGCGCATCTCTGCCAGCCTGGCCCGCCACCACTCCCCGGCGGCCCGGGATCTGGCGGGGGTTATCTGGCGGTTGTATTGCGCCCTCCAGCAGCTGACGCTGGCACTGCCGGAACCCCGGACAGCGGAAAACCGGCCCCCTCAGTAG
- a CDS encoding aldo/keto reductase, translating into MVQRIVMAPQGPTFSRLVMGYWRLMEWNYSPRELAGFIEQHLDLGITTVDHADIYGGYQCEAAFGEALRLAPHLRQRMEIVTKCGIATTALPGNPIGHYITDQAHIIASAEASLKKLATDHIDLLLIHRPDPLMDADDVAEAFLALHKSGKVRHFGVSNFTPGQFTLLQSRLPFTLATNQVEISPLHQPTLLDGTLDQLQQARIRPMAWSCLGGGRLFSDPGCQLLRDELAAVAQEIGADTIEQVVYAWVMRLPARPLPIIGSGRIERVRAAVRALSLELSRQQWFRIRKAALGYDVP; encoded by the coding sequence ATGGTTCAACGCATTGTGATGGCGCCCCAGGGGCCAACGTTTTCGCGCCTGGTGATGGGGTACTGGCGGTTAATGGAGTGGAACTACAGCCCGCGCGAGCTGGCGGGGTTTATTGAACAGCATCTTGATCTGGGAATAACCACCGTCGATCACGCGGATATTTACGGGGGCTACCAGTGTGAGGCCGCCTTCGGTGAGGCGCTGCGCCTGGCACCGCATCTGCGCCAGCGTATGGAGATCGTCACCAAATGTGGTATCGCCACCACCGCGCTGCCGGGGAACCCCATTGGCCACTATATTACCGATCAGGCTCATATTATCGCCAGCGCAGAGGCATCGCTGAAAAAGCTGGCTACGGACCATATTGATCTGCTGCTGATCCACCGCCCGGACCCGCTGATGGACGCAGATGACGTGGCGGAGGCTTTTCTCGCGCTGCATAAAAGCGGCAAAGTGCGCCACTTCGGGGTCTCTAATTTTACCCCCGGGCAGTTTACGCTGTTACAGTCCCGGCTGCCGTTCACCCTGGCCACCAACCAGGTTGAGATCTCCCCGCTGCACCAGCCCACACTGCTGGATGGCACCCTTGACCAGCTTCAGCAGGCGCGTATCCGCCCGATGGCCTGGTCCTGCCTGGGGGGCGGTCGGCTGTTCAGCGATCCGGGCTGCCAGCTGCTGCGTGATGAGCTGGCCGCAGTGGCTCAGGAGATCGGGGCCGATACCATTGAACAGGTGGTGTACGCCTGGGTGATGCGCTTGCCCGCCCGGCCGCTGCCGATTATCGGCTCCGGGCGTATTGAACGGGTGCGCGCCGCTGTCCGCGCCCTGTCGCTGGAGCTGTCCCGCCAGCAGTGGTTCCGGATCCGTAAAGCGGCCCTGGGGTACGACGTACCCTGA
- a CDS encoding DUF1289 domain-containing protein, producing the protein MVAQQLEFFPIQSPCRGICQADERGYCRGCQRSREERFTWQTMSDGQKQEVLRLCRQRWLRKQRANKPDTPREPQQPSLF; encoded by the coding sequence ATTGTGGCACAGCAACTGGAGTTCTTCCCGATTCAGAGCCCCTGCCGGGGCATTTGCCAGGCCGATGAGCGGGGGTATTGTCGCGGCTGCCAGCGCAGCCGGGAGGAGCGCTTTACCTGGCAAACCATGTCTGACGGGCAAAAGCAGGAGGTTTTGCGCCTGTGCCGCCAGCGGTGGCTGCGCAAACAGCGGGCAAATAAACCCGACACGCCCCGGGAACCGCAACAACCTTCACTGTTTTAA